From Rutidosis leptorrhynchoides isolate AG116_Rl617_1_P2 chromosome 3, CSIRO_AGI_Rlap_v1, whole genome shotgun sequence, a single genomic window includes:
- the LOC139901078 gene encoding secreted RxLR effector protein 161-like, producing the protein MTGVPYASAIGSIMYAIRCTRPDVSFALNMTSRYQQNPGDSHWTAVKNILKYLRNTKDMFLVYGSFDELSVKCYTDASFETDRDDSRSQSGYVFVMNGGAVDWRSSKQSTTAMSTTESEYIATSEAAQEAVWIRKFISGLGVVSVIENPMDMYCDNTSAIVIANEPGVLRGAKHILRKFHYIREVIERGDVRIQKVPTEDNLADPLTKPMSCTKHVEHSRNIGLRPANSFM; encoded by the coding sequence ATGACTGgagttccatatgcttcagctattggATCCATCATGTATGCTATAAGGTGCACTAGACCAGATGTTTCTTTCGCTCTCAATATGACGAGCCGAtaccaacagaatccaggtgatagTCACTGGACTGCTGTAAAGAATATATTGAAGTATTTGAGAaacactaaagatatgttcttagtTTACGGAAGTTTTGATGAACTGAGTGTAAAGTGTTACACTGATGCTAGTTTCGAAACAGATCGAGATGATAGTCGATCACAATCTGGCTACGTTTTCGTTATGAACGGAGGTGCAGTCGACTGGAGAAGCTCGAAGCAGAGCACTACAGCGATGTCTACAACAGAATCAGAATACATTGCTACATCTGAAGCTGCTCAGGAAGCTGTTTGGATCAGAAAATTCATATCTGGGCTTGGCGTTGTTTCCGTTATTGAAAATCCCATGGACATGTATTGCGACAATACTAGTGCTATAGTAATAGCAAATGAACCAGGAGTTCTACGTGGTGCGAAACACATCCTTCGAAAATTTCACTACATACGTGAAGTTATAGAGAGAGGTGACGTACGTATTCAAAAGGTTCCAACAGAAGACAATCTAGCTGATCCGCTCACAAAGCCAATGTCTTGTACCAAGCATGTCGAGCATTCTAGGAACATTGGGCTTAGACCAGCTAATAGTTTTATGTAA